One region of Streptomyces davaonensis JCM 4913 genomic DNA includes:
- a CDS encoding transglycosylase SLT domain-containing protein: MPAAAQRRPRRIARKLAVLGTGAAVLALPLIGATNASAATPTVTTATSLGYANNLDGWIRASLQVMAQNGIPGSYEGIYRNIIRESSGNQYAINNWDSNAAAGTPSKGLLQVIDPTFQAYHVAGTSYDPYDPVANITAACNYAAQRYGSIDNVFGAY, from the coding sequence ATGCCCGCTGCCGCTCAGCGCCGCCCCCGCCGCATCGCCCGCAAGCTCGCCGTCCTCGGCACCGGAGCTGCCGTACTGGCGCTCCCGCTCATCGGCGCCACCAACGCCTCCGCGGCCACGCCGACCGTCACCACCGCCACCTCGCTGGGGTACGCCAACAACCTCGACGGCTGGATCCGCGCCTCCCTCCAGGTCATGGCGCAGAACGGGATCCCCGGCAGCTATGAGGGCATCTACCGCAACATCATCCGGGAGTCCTCGGGCAACCAGTACGCGATCAACAACTGGGACTCCAACGCCGCCGCCGGCACCCCGTCCAAGGGCCTGCTCCAGGTGATCGACCCGACCTTCCAGGCGTACCACGTGGCTGGCACCTCGTACGACCCCTACGACCCGGTCGCGAACATCACCGCCGCGTGCAACTACGCGGCGCAGCGCTACGGTTCGATCGACAACGTCTTCGGGGCGTACTGA